A portion of the Myxococcales bacterium genome contains these proteins:
- a CDS encoding serine/threonine protein kinase gives MVQAANPLPDMIGPYQVLGGLDEGATGIVYRVQDAHGRMLALKVLRPELSLSDRERGRFLEEAVRLRRVRHPALVEVVDSGVLPNGLPFIAMPCYGGESLAERLRRAPMRFDVALHLFEQLAEALQALHREGLVHRDVKPENIFVTEGDRQALLLDLGIARDANASPSTTTHAGLIRGTPAYMAPERFFGAPATAATDIYELGVVLYVTLVGALPWLRFDDPTERMKPAPPSARGVVLPARLSSTLMRALAVSPGERPQSAAEFAHAVIEAMSPESAQLIANQATSYVHASGTRNVVTPEPVPSHSHVAYAPTTMVNHAQSGAPSYGPPMQPPPYSAAPATPQPAPPTERKRLPAMLIGAMTGATLLASGGLALVLFVRSGANLEAPVAVQSTPQQSPAVATATAAATQPSPAVPLPVADPMAQKQTRPAARAATPLAAKTTTRAEKDTKVVVVAPNESVEANQDPKTNEAEHKKDEAEHKKNSTQGGAGGGLAASEAKATEAKGTNPPAPTPLPTPPPPTIVSASLANCEALRSYMCMPQVEAAKHGCFTATQDLAFRRKQPVEKRAGLDGLCAADLRRLAQSR, from the coding sequence GTGGTGCAGGCGGCCAACCCACTGCCCGACATGATCGGGCCCTATCAGGTGCTGGGCGGCCTCGACGAAGGCGCCACCGGGATTGTCTACAGGGTGCAAGACGCACACGGGCGCATGTTGGCGCTCAAGGTGCTCCGGCCCGAGCTTTCACTCAGCGATCGGGAGCGCGGTCGCTTCCTTGAGGAGGCGGTCCGCCTTCGCCGCGTTCGGCACCCGGCGCTCGTCGAGGTGGTCGACTCGGGCGTCCTTCCGAACGGCCTCCCTTTCATCGCGATGCCTTGCTACGGCGGCGAGTCGCTGGCCGAAAGGCTCCGTCGCGCGCCCATGCGCTTCGACGTCGCGCTTCATCTGTTCGAGCAGCTCGCCGAGGCGCTCCAGGCGCTCCATCGCGAGGGCCTCGTGCATCGCGACGTGAAGCCCGAGAACATCTTCGTGACGGAGGGCGATCGGCAGGCCCTCCTGCTCGACCTGGGCATCGCGCGCGACGCGAACGCGTCGCCCTCGACGACGACGCACGCGGGCCTCATCCGAGGAACGCCCGCGTACATGGCGCCAGAGCGCTTCTTCGGGGCCCCCGCTACGGCCGCAACCGACATCTACGAGCTTGGCGTCGTGCTCTACGTGACGCTCGTGGGCGCGCTGCCCTGGCTGCGCTTTGACGATCCCACCGAGCGCATGAAGCCGGCGCCTCCGTCGGCTCGCGGCGTCGTTCTGCCAGCGCGGCTCTCGTCTACGCTGATGCGCGCGCTGGCGGTGAGCCCCGGCGAGCGGCCGCAGTCGGCCGCGGAGTTTGCGCACGCGGTCATCGAGGCGATGTCGCCAGAGTCGGCCCAGCTCATCGCGAACCAAGCGACCAGCTACGTGCACGCGTCGGGGACGCGCAACGTCGTCACGCCGGAGCCAGTACCGTCGCATTCGCACGTGGCCTACGCGCCGACGACGATGGTGAATCACGCGCAGTCGGGCGCTCCCAGCTATGGCCCGCCGATGCAGCCCCCGCCGTATTCGGCAGCTCCGGCGACGCCTCAGCCAGCGCCGCCGACCGAGCGAAAGCGCCTTCCGGCGATGCTCATCGGCGCCATGACGGGCGCCACGCTCCTCGCGAGCGGCGGCCTCGCCCTCGTGCTGTTCGTGCGCTCCGGTGCCAACCTCGAGGCGCCCGTCGCCGTGCAATCCACGCCGCAGCAGAGTCCTGCCGTCGCGACCGCGACCGCGGCGGCGACGCAGCCTTCGCCTGCGGTCCCCTTGCCCGTCGCGGACCCCATGGCGCAAAAACAGACGCGCCCTGCCGCCCGGGCCGCTACGCCGCTAGCGGCGAAAACCACGACGCGCGCGGAGAAGGACACGAAGGTTGTGGTCGTCGCCCCCAACGAGAGCGTCGAAGCGAACCAAGACCCCAAGACGAACGAGGCGGAGCACAAGAAAGACGAGGCGGAGCACAAGAAGAACAGTACGCAGGGCGGGGCAGGTGGCGGCCTCGCGGCGTCGGAAGCGAAGGCGACGGAAGCGAAGGGGACCAATCCTCCGGCGCCGACGCCTCTGCCCACGCCGCCACCGCCGACCATCGTGAGCGCGTCGCTTGCGAATTGCGAAGCTCTCAGGAGCTACATGTGCATGCCTCAGGTTGAAGCCGCCAAGCACGGATGCTTCACGGCCACTCAGGATCTCGCCTTCCGCAGGAAGCAACCCGTAGAAAAGCGCGCGGGGTTGGACGGCCTATGCGCCGCCGACCTGCGCCGCCTCGCTCAGAGCCGATAG